A window from Pseudomonas frederiksbergensis encodes these proteins:
- a CDS encoding P1 family peptidase — translation MKPRARDLNIQFGQLQPGPLNAITDVPGVRVGHSNVRGRTANGRDILTGVTVIEPRAGSTSLQPCFAGVHVLNGNGDATGLEWIREAGLLTSPIAFTNTHSLGVVRDALVVLDREQQPDDGRLYWNMPVVLETFDGLLNDINGFHVKPEHVAEALSAAAGGPVIEGAVGGGSGMICHEFKGGIGTASRRLNSAQGGWTVGAIVQANHGIRNELRVDGYPVGRYMEKADSPFLKASLPHPGMGSIVVCLATDAPLLPHQCTRLAQRASLGLARTGGGNEDHSGDIFIAFATGNQHVPPAAYENKRAPTTDNLSMVNNDHISELFLAATEAVEEAIINALLASDTAEGNGHAVPGLDAGTLLNALRRAGWPGDSTSGT, via the coding sequence ATGAAACCACGTGCCCGCGACTTGAATATCCAGTTCGGCCAACTGCAACCCGGCCCACTCAACGCCATCACCGATGTGCCCGGCGTCCGGGTCGGTCACAGCAATGTGCGAGGACGCACGGCAAACGGTCGCGACATCCTGACCGGCGTCACCGTGATCGAACCGCGTGCCGGTTCTACCAGCCTGCAACCGTGCTTTGCCGGCGTCCATGTGCTGAATGGCAACGGTGATGCGACCGGTCTTGAATGGATTCGCGAAGCAGGCCTCTTGACCAGCCCGATCGCCTTCACCAACACCCACAGCCTGGGTGTGGTGCGCGATGCGCTGGTTGTGCTGGACCGAGAACAGCAGCCAGATGACGGGCGACTCTACTGGAACATGCCCGTGGTGCTGGAGACCTTCGACGGCCTGCTCAACGACATCAACGGTTTCCACGTGAAGCCTGAACATGTGGCCGAAGCCCTGAGCGCGGCCGCGGGTGGTCCGGTGATCGAAGGTGCCGTCGGCGGTGGCAGCGGCATGATCTGCCATGAATTCAAGGGCGGGATCGGCACCGCTTCGCGGCGTCTGAACAGTGCTCAGGGCGGCTGGACCGTCGGCGCCATCGTCCAGGCCAACCATGGCATCCGCAACGAACTGCGCGTCGACGGTTACCCGGTCGGGCGCTACATGGAAAAGGCTGACTCGCCGTTCCTCAAGGCATCCTTGCCGCATCCGGGCATGGGCTCGATTGTCGTCTGCCTGGCCACCGACGCGCCGTTGTTGCCGCACCAGTGCACGCGCCTCGCGCAGCGCGCCAGCCTCGGCCTGGCCCGCACGGGCGGTGGTAATGAAGACCACAGCGGTGACATCTTCATCGCCTTCGCCACCGGCAATCAGCACGTGCCGCCGGCCGCTTACGAGAACAAGCGTGCGCCGACCACCGACAACCTGAGCATGGTCAACAACGACCACATCAGCGAGTTGTTCCTGGCCGCCACCGAAGCCGTGGAGGAAGCGATCATCAATGCCTTGCTGGCCTCGGACACCGCCGAAGGCAACGGCCATGCGGTACCGGGTCTGGATGCCGGGACGCTGCTCAACGCCTTGCGTCGGGCCGGGTGGCCAGGGGATTCGACTAGCGGTACTTGA
- a CDS encoding GNAT family N-acetyltransferase: protein MPQITHFKTPCPEHINSQILQMVVDYLTDISMVAIAPSNLLYNVYQYAIGYEVHLYLEALNGVKGMAVELLVATDEDDPEKVIGFLLYLPVKDDPDACGVAYMAVSASHRRQGIARRMLQEMVGRYPHAELTCAVAKVPYFEAMGFQVVGVRATQVLMNTRDHGTDGLMAVLDVAPIYSSLEVRQIHTYLLQKHGKRAMLDAEKQRDRHLDQMTRKANEFVRERLGEGAAPAPSPRLRLV, encoded by the coding sequence ATGCCCCAGATCACCCATTTCAAAACCCCGTGCCCCGAGCACATCAATAGCCAGATCCTGCAGATGGTGGTCGATTACCTGACCGACATCAGCATGGTCGCTATCGCGCCGAGCAACCTGTTGTACAACGTTTACCAGTACGCGATTGGCTACGAGGTTCACCTTTATCTGGAGGCGTTGAACGGGGTGAAAGGGATGGCGGTGGAGTTGCTCGTCGCGACCGACGAAGACGACCCCGAGAAGGTCATCGGCTTTCTGTTGTACCTGCCGGTCAAGGACGATCCCGATGCATGCGGGGTTGCGTACATGGCGGTGAGTGCCAGCCATCGGCGCCAAGGCATTGCCCGGCGGATGTTGCAGGAAATGGTCGGCCGCTATCCGCATGCCGAGTTGACGTGCGCGGTGGCCAAGGTTCCGTATTTTGAGGCAATGGGGTTTCAGGTGGTGGGCGTGCGCGCGACTCAAGTGCTGATGAACACCCGCGACCACGGCACCGATGGCTTGATGGCCGTGCTGGACGTGGCGCCGATCTACAGCTCGCTGGAGGTGCGGCAGATTCATACCTACCTGCTGCAAAAACACGGCAAGCGGGCCATGCTCGATGCGGAGAAACAGCGTGACCGGCATCTGGACCAGATGACGCGCAAGGCCAATGAATTTGTTCGGGAGCGGCTGGGTGAAGGTGCAGCGCCAGCCCCGTCCCCTAGACTGCGATTGGTCTAG
- a CDS encoding polyamine ABC transporter substrate-binding protein: MSRHRSYINLGLGTCLSVSLSAVAADGPTVHVYNWYDYIGPTTLQDFKRDTGIVPVYDTFDSAEVLEGKLLTSRSGYDVVVASNFSLPTLIKAGALAPLPHAQMPDFKNMDADLLAKLAKNDPGNQYAVPYLWGTNGIGYNIDKVRAALGDKAPVDSWDLVFNEANLAKLGECGVAMLDSPAEMLPVALHYLGLPPNSTNPEDYKKAEALLLKLRPHIAYFNSSKFISDLANGNICVAVGWSGAMLEAKTTAEQAKNGVKIAYSLPKEGAPVWFDTLVLLKDAPHPEQGLAFIDYLMRPEVIAPVSDHLSYPNGNRSATPLVAEATRNNPAVYPSAEAMATLFTLQPLPPATERVRTRIWSKVKNGQ, from the coding sequence ATGAGTCGTCACCGCTCGTATATCAATCTTGGACTGGGCACCTGTCTGTCGGTCTCGCTATCGGCGGTTGCCGCCGACGGCCCGACGGTTCACGTCTACAACTGGTATGACTACATTGGCCCCACGACCCTGCAGGATTTCAAGCGTGACACCGGGATTGTCCCGGTCTACGACACCTTCGACAGCGCCGAAGTGCTGGAGGGCAAATTGCTCACCAGCCGCAGCGGATACGACGTGGTGGTGGCCAGCAATTTCAGCTTGCCGACCCTGATCAAGGCCGGCGCCCTGGCACCTCTGCCCCACGCGCAGATGCCCGATTTCAAAAACATGGACGCTGACCTGTTGGCGAAACTGGCCAAGAACGACCCGGGCAACCAGTACGCCGTGCCGTATCTGTGGGGCACCAACGGCATCGGCTACAACATCGACAAGGTCCGCGCCGCGCTGGGCGACAAGGCGCCAGTGGATTCCTGGGACCTGGTGTTCAACGAAGCCAACCTGGCCAAGCTCGGCGAGTGCGGCGTGGCCATGCTCGACTCGCCGGCCGAGATGCTGCCGGTCGCCCTGCACTACCTCGGCCTGCCACCCAACAGCACCAACCCCGAAGACTACAAAAAGGCCGAGGCACTGCTGCTCAAGCTGCGTCCGCACATTGCTTACTTCAACTCGTCCAAGTTCATCAGCGACCTGGCCAACGGCAACATCTGCGTGGCGGTGGGTTGGTCCGGCGCGATGCTGGAAGCCAAGACCACTGCCGAACAGGCGAAGAATGGCGTGAAGATCGCCTACAGCCTGCCCAAAGAAGGCGCGCCGGTGTGGTTCGACACGTTGGTGTTGCTCAAGGACGCGCCGCACCCGGAACAGGGTTTGGCTTTCATCGACTACCTGATGCGCCCTGAAGTCATCGCGCCGGTCAGTGATCACCTCTCCTACCCCAATGGCAACCGCAGCGCGACGCCACTGGTGGCCGAAGCGACCCGCAACAATCCGGCCGTGTATCCGTCGGCCGAAGCCATGGCCACGTTATTCACCCTCCAGCCTCTGCCGCCCGCCACCGAGCGCGTGCGCACAAGGATCTGGAGCAAAGTCAAAAACGGTCAGTAA
- a CDS encoding class I SAM-dependent methyltransferase, whose protein sequence is MNADALSTLHDHLLTALATAPAETRRLFHGRGRCWPGLEQLTVDWLQGVVLVSLFKEPEASQLEALKHKLMDLTQSPAWTQSGAHTLLLQHRYLLQSTTEWLLGDAIDEMTITEGGLHYRVDLGRKQNTGLFLDMRYGRDWVRANAQGKRVLNLFAYTCGFSVAAIEGGATHVVNLDMSSPALSRGRDNHRLNGHDLSKVTFLGHDLFKSWGKVIGKGPYDLVIIDPPSFQKGSFLLTKDYQRVLRRLPELLSPQGTVLACMNDPAFGADFLIDGVTREAPSLRFEQRLDNPPEFPDADVECGLKALVFKRED, encoded by the coding sequence ATGAACGCTGACGCCCTTTCCACCCTCCACGACCATCTGCTGACAGCCCTGGCCACCGCCCCCGCCGAAACCCGCCGGCTGTTCCACGGCCGGGGCCGGTGCTGGCCGGGGCTGGAGCAATTGACGGTCGACTGGTTGCAGGGCGTGGTGCTGGTGTCGCTGTTCAAGGAACCCGAAGCCTCGCAGCTGGAGGCGTTGAAACACAAACTGATGGACCTCACGCAATCGCCTGCGTGGACGCAATCCGGCGCGCATACCCTCTTGCTGCAACATCGCTACCTGCTGCAAAGCACCACCGAGTGGTTGTTGGGGGACGCGATCGACGAGATGACGATCACCGAGGGCGGCCTGCATTACCGGGTGGACCTGGGCCGCAAGCAGAACACCGGCCTGTTCCTCGACATGCGTTACGGCCGCGACTGGGTGCGGGCCAATGCCCAGGGCAAGCGCGTGCTGAATCTGTTCGCCTACACCTGCGGCTTTTCGGTAGCGGCCATCGAAGGGGGGGCGACGCACGTGGTCAATCTGGACATGTCCAGCCCGGCCCTGAGCCGTGGCCGCGACAATCACCGGCTCAACGGCCACGACCTGAGCAAGGTGACGTTCCTCGGTCATGACCTGTTCAAGTCCTGGGGCAAGGTGATCGGCAAGGGCCCTTACGACCTGGTGATCATCGACCCGCCGTCGTTTCAGAAAGGCAGTTTCCTGCTGACCAAGGACTACCAGCGCGTGCTGCGCCGACTGCCGGAACTGCTCAGCCCGCAGGGCACGGTACTGGCGTGCATGAACGATCCGGCGTTTGGTGCGGACTTCCTCATCGACGGCGTCACCCGCGAAGCACCGAGCCTGCGGTTCGAGCAACGGCTGGACAACCCGCCGGAATTTCCCGATGCCGATGTTGAATGCGGGTTGAAGGCGCTGGTGTTCAAGCGGGAGGATTGA
- a CDS encoding helix-turn-helix transcriptional regulator, protein MDALLKELPVHQGLARVFGAVGQDGFWRALVDTLRLLVPMDNALVAVMRAGRVPRLLIDFDSKGGAAEHEDLADYSAGMYLLDPFYQAACAGIADGLHSLDSVAPDQFQQSEYYLSYFRSVVGGDELQFMVNVEGAVLGLSLGRSTRFTLEEQGRLLCVRDWVLAAMRRHLQLMPPEGPATEAVAGDLATLLDRFDARLSVREIETARLILQGFSSKAIAQQMGISPETVKVHRRNLYHKLNVNGHGELFALVLNPPA, encoded by the coding sequence GTGGACGCGTTGTTGAAAGAGTTACCGGTGCACCAGGGGCTGGCGCGGGTCTTTGGTGCGGTGGGGCAGGACGGGTTCTGGCGTGCGCTGGTTGATACGCTGCGGCTGCTGGTGCCGATGGACAACGCGTTGGTCGCAGTCATGAGGGCCGGGCGGGTGCCGCGTCTGCTGATCGATTTCGACTCGAAGGGCGGTGCTGCCGAGCATGAAGACCTCGCGGACTACAGCGCTGGCATGTACTTGCTCGATCCGTTTTATCAGGCCGCCTGTGCCGGTATTGCCGACGGTTTGCACAGCCTCGATTCGGTGGCCCCCGACCAGTTTCAGCAGAGCGAGTACTACCTGAGCTACTTCCGCAGCGTGGTGGGCGGCGACGAGTTGCAGTTCATGGTCAACGTCGAGGGCGCCGTGCTCGGTTTGTCGTTGGGACGCTCGACGCGATTCACGCTTGAAGAGCAGGGCCGCCTGCTTTGCGTGCGCGATTGGGTGCTGGCGGCGATGCGCCGTCACCTGCAACTGATGCCCCCGGAAGGACCGGCCACCGAGGCGGTGGCCGGGGATCTGGCGACCCTGCTGGATCGTTTCGACGCGCGTCTGTCGGTGCGGGAAATCGAAACGGCGCGCCTGATTCTCCAGGGCTTCTCAAGCAAGGCGATCGCCCAGCAGATGGGCATTTCCCCCGAGACGGTGAAGGTGCACCGGCGCAATCTCTATCACAAGCTCAATGTGAATGGGCATGGTGAGTTGTTTGCCCTGGTGCTCAATCCTCCCGCTTGA